The DNA segment TAATTTGCTTCTCTGCTCAATATGAAATTTGTAAAATTAGCACCAAAGacatgattctttttatttcaaatagcaGGTAATATAGGAGACTCTAGCTACTAAGATGTAGTAAGATTTATtgaagaagaaaagttaaaattttacgtaacctccttctccttctgcctctgtaactcagctggCTACTTGCAAAGTCTAGATGACGTAGGTCACATAGTCTTAGAAAGTGGGGACATGCAATACTAGGAATTagagtttatctcactcacccttgtcctgctctttgcagtcATCCAACCCCTGCAaccctgcttaatcatgcctgtccaggtCAGACATCCCCCTCCCCATGTTGACCATTATTCCCGTGCATGAAACCcctagtttaaaccagcctattaacagctagtgttgcccactacagtctgtctataaaaactctgtaatccctttgtttggggctcagagcttgagtgttaactcctctggacCCGCCGGCCTAATAAACCTGATTCTCCAACTCTCccagtgtggtgcttggtttctcgagtGCTGGTTTCAGCAACATTTCAACATGAGCTAGAGAGTAAGTTTAAGTAACCAGTACTGAAAAACTtatcaatatatatttagaaagtaTCTTAACTTTTACTGTAAAACTCCTTTCCAATCAGGagtatttatttcttactttctcCAGTGCCCCTCATGAAgcactttctttttattattgtacAAAAAAAGGACCTGCTAATTCTGGATTGCCTGAAAGAAATGCTTATCCCAGTCTCCAGGGTCATTAGAGATTTCCCTGCAAATCGGTTTTCTCCTGGAAGGTGAATAGATGTGTAGGACAGAGTAGTTtgtgaggaaggaggagaaggttgGAGGCTGACCTGGATCTGGTTAGGGAccaggtctgtccatgttgtttAAGCCCTGGCAGGCAGGAAATGGGAAGTACAAGGTCATATTTTGTTGAGTCCAGCAAGCTCACAACACAGgtgaatatatttcatatattccaGACAAATGGCTATAAAGGAAAATTTCACTGTCAAGATGATAGTAGAAACCAACAAAAGTTTGCAGTTGACACCTGCTTTATAACATAGCAGTAAAAATGAGGGTCCATTACAGTAGAAAGAGCCTAAAGACAATGAAGTATTCTTTTGCAGCTCCCTCAGAGGAGTCCTGAGCATCCCATCTGGGCCATGACTCAGCCTCCTCACCTGTGGCCAGTGCAGATGAAGGGCCTGACAGGGAAAGTGCACACGCCATCATCGTATCTCCAAAGGAGGGAGTGCTTGGCAACATCCACAAAACTAATACTCCCACTGTCACAATCAAGGAACACCCCAACCCTGCCCAGAGGTCTCTCTATGTACAGAGGCGTGGTGGGGGCGGTGGTCCAGAGTTGGTAATGGTCATCCTGCTTCACACACAGAAGGAGAAACTTGTCCCTGTTGGACTCGTCCAGTATGCTGTCGTCCTTCCTTATCCAGGAATCCTTACAGATGCCTACAGCCCAGTCCCAAGAGCTGTCCACGAGCATCTCCCAGTACTGTTTGCCAGAGGTGAAGCTCTGGGCTCCCCATGCAGCAAAATACTTGGATGTTCCACCATCCAAAGATGCATGGAGGCTGGGATGTTCATACGTCAGACGTCTTGCATCATCGAACAGCCTGATGTGCTGACTGCTTACTTCATTATTGAATGAAaagttgactgtggagagatgagaaaaaatgccagtcaaaattaatattaaaataaaatgatctatGAGAGAAGAGGGTTTATCTAGAGTCTGGGTGAAAAGTCTTAAGGTTATTGGAAATGTAGTTTTAACTGGAAAACATTGAATTCAAAGATTGCCAGGATATCTGCCAAGGAAATAGATTATTAGTTaccatggaaaaaaaatgcttaaaagcTCAGAGATTATAAACAATAGGGAGGTCATGTCTACTTCTGGCTGGGTACTTTTTATTACATCTAAAAGACTGGACAACAGGCGTTGATCATCTCCAAGACCATGACAGTATGTCTTACCTCCACTTCCATTACTCCtgctcaagggaaaaaaaaataccttgtaGAATAGAGAATTGGTGATCATTCTTCCATTTCAGTTAAATTAGCAAATGAACATTGAGGAAACAAAACCTAAGGATGGTTTCTTATAAGTGATTTCCTTATAGGCTTTTTTCTGCTTTTGATCTGCGGTTCCAGCCTGAGGTCTAGTCTTCCACTTCCTGACAAGTCACCCTCCAGGATGAGGTTTATCATGGAGCTCTGTGGGGCCCATCCACCAACCATTTGCTTCCCTGTGGTTTCCATACTTTTTTGAGGCTTATatgttttttcagattatatcAATGGGAAAACATATCATACATTCAATTGCTAAGAAACTTCCTCTATGTAACTGCACTTAGACTCTGAAACTGGAATATCCTGGATTAATAACCAATTTTCAGTGAACAACTGACATGGTACACGATGATATTTCTAGGGACCCAGGAGCCATTTTTGGAGTATGTCCTTTTCTTCATCAAACAGATTATTCAAATTTATAAGTAACTGATGAGGCATGAATCGCATCACCCCTGCACCAGCCTGTGTATCCTATAGAGGATTTTAGTGACTCTGTGACCACACATGTCTGTACGCGCCTATTTGCAGGCTGTTCTGCACAGGCTGAGAGATGAAGAGGGAAAGACTGtctgcagaaaccaacactgaGGGACCCTGCAGGGAAGACACACCGGTGGGGTGCCACTCACCCCGGAAGCGGTGGAGCCAGTCCATCAGCCCGGCCATGGGTCGCGCGGGGAGTTCTGGGAGCAGACACTGAGGCTCCGTGCAGCTGTGCCGACTCACTCCTGTAAGAGGAAGATGCGGTTCATCCTTCTGCTCCCCAGGGATTCTTGAACACAGCCTTTACGATAAGACAGCATCCTTCGGCTCAACACTCCATCTAAATCCTTTTCCCCACAAGCATGGGATAGGATCAGGCTCTTCTTgggacatttttttctcatttttctcatggTCTGTTTTCACCCCCTATCCCCAGAGGTACTTACTTTTCTCACCTAATGCCTGGAAATACTAGTCCTTGAGCTTCAACATGTTTATGatcttgaaattttaaatcaGTAAAAACTGGCCTTTTGGAAAAGTCTGCATTGGGCATGGCAACACTTACCTCCCTCAGTCACAGGAGCAAAATATGCTATTAATTACTTCCATTCAAGTGtaacaggaaattatattcaacaAAACAGACACggatatgtgtgtgttaagttgcgtccaattctctgtgaccctatggactgtagcctgccaggcttctctgtccatgggattctccaggcaagaatactggagtgggttgccatgcctcttttaggggatcttcccaactcagggatcgagcctgcatctcttgtgtctcctgcattggcaggcgggttctttaccactaagggaagccccatagatacatatacacacaagtaATGTAGTATTGTCTGACATGCTACGTGTTCCCTTTGCTAAATGCAGCTTGATCTCTTACACAGCCTTCACAGTGCCATCATCAGCATCACAAGATCAGACTTACCATTTGAGTTTGTCTCCCAATTCCTGTCAAACAtaaaataaggaaacataagACTAGACTTCTTCATAAATAGCCAACCAGTATTTGGGTTAGGAAAACTTCAGAAAAGTTCTTATCACCACCATGAGAAAACAGTTGGGAAACCCATtgtcttttttctccccaaaggaAATTGGCACAGCTTGTTGAGAGAATCCAAATTCTAGATAAATTAAGAAATTCggagggagaagaagagagagaaagtacaAGGGTAGTGATTGGACAACCCTCAGCTCTCTGTAAATTGATGTTTCCTAGGGCTTGTCCTAAAAGCTTAATATGCCCCAAACTAAAGGCAACTCAAACCTGGGATATTCCAACAGGAGGTGAAAATTTATGAATGTATCTAAAATTTCTCCCATTGCCCAATTGGAGATCAAAACATTGAATGGCAGTACAAAAGTTGTTCCTTTCTGGTTTTTACAGAATCAATTTACAAAGGAAGATTTTGAGAAGGGAATATTCCCTGAGGAGTCTCCATCATCACAATTCTGCAAAGCTTGCTCAATCATGATTTGCATGAGTTGCACTTTCTCTATAATATTTCCCACTAGGAGAGACTCCAACCTTAGGATGCAAGAGATGAAAGAATAGACCCCTGGTACCATCTAATGGGCATCGAAGGTGTGAGCTTCAGATAATACATTTTCAGCCCTCGGTCCTTACCTGGAGCAGCTCCACATTTGGTTTATAGGACATTTTCTTGAATTCTGTGTATATTATTTTGAGATCTGTCTTCTTTCCACTCAGttccttttgtctctttctgatttgcttATAAATCTTTTGGCCTTCTTTTGTAATAAACCCTTTGTAGTAATTTTCTCCCTCCTGAAGAATTGGAGTTAACATCTGATAAGTTTTCCTAATCATGTTCTCCATGTCCATTCACGTAAAACTGTTGGGAGAGGGGTTTCAACAGCATTTAGTTTGCTCTGACTCATTCTGTCTACCAAGAAGCTACATCCAACTTAAAGTCATATCTTCCCTCTTCTCAGAAATAATCTTCCCTTATTTTCCATGATTTTTGACTAGGTCAAGACTCAAACCCACCCTTTTCTCAAATAACTTCCATCCATTTCATACAGATGTTTCTGAAACATCTGAAGAAAATCTTTTCATGGGTCATTTCTTTCATATGCCTCCTATCAAATCCGAAAGACCCGTGCAAGCAATTGAAATCTATGGGTAATTCATGCATCATGTGCAGTATCCTGATTTCAATGTTAAGATGTAAACTGATGTCTCATCTCAAACCTCCCAAACTCCCTAGCCTGACTTCTCT comes from the Odocoileus virginianus isolate 20LAN1187 ecotype Illinois chromosome 28, Ovbor_1.2, whole genome shotgun sequence genome and includes:
- the LOC110122750 gene encoding tripartite motif-containing protein 43B-like, whose amino-acid sequence is MDSEIPEAFQKELTCLVCLNFLLDPVTIGCGHSFCRSCLCLFWEQAEAPASCPVCRQRSEQTNFKTNFLLKNLVSTVRKANLRQFLKCEEHLCGTHKQTKTIFCEADKSLLCLVCCQGQEHKTHRHCPAEEAAEESWEKLANQMRSLWEKIQDVERNLKKCDERADAWMEGENYYKGFITKEGQKIYKQIRKRQKELSGKKTDLKIIYTEFKKMSYKPNVELLQELGDKLKWLCSRIPGEQKDEPHLPLTGVSRHSCTEPQCLLPELPARPMAGLMDWLHRFRVNFSFNNEVSSQHIRLFDDARRLTYEHPSLHASLDGGTSKYFAAWGAQSFTSGKQYWEMLVDSSWDWAVGICKDSWIRKDDSILDESNRDKFLLLCVKQDDHYQLWTTAPTTPLYIERPLGRVGVFLDCDSGSISFVDVAKHSLLWRYDDGVCTFPVRPFICTGHR